Genomic DNA from uncultured Jannaschia sp.:
ATTGCCGCGCCCCAGCACGACCGGATGCGGCACCGTTTCGGCCAGCTCCGACACAAGGGCCAGCTCGTCCGCCGTTCGCTTGCCGTTGCGATCCTCGGGGCCGTCGAACACCGGCGTTCCCGCCGCCAGCGTGATCAACGTCAAGTCGCCCAGCTCGACCACCCACTGCGCCGTGGTCGCCAGCGGCACGATGCCATGCGCCGCCTCGGGCAAGACGGCGACCGCGTCGGAGCGTGCGGACCAGAGCGTTTTGGAGTGATCCGTGATCCGGCCGATGGGTCGATCCGACAGGAGGGCCAGGCCGCTGTCGCCCGTGAAGCGACCGTAGCCCATGGCATCCCGCGCCCGGTCATCGGTGCCGTCACCGTCGAGGTCGATCCCCGACGGGATGCCGGAATTCGGTTTCAAAGCAACATTGTGCGGGTATTCGAGCCCATGTTCGGCCAGCCGGTCGGTCAGCGCGGCAAGCCCCACGCCATCGAGATCCCAGTCGATGTCGAGGAGCAGGACAACGTTCGGAGCGGCATGCGCGATGACATCGAGCGCGGCCTCGGCCTGCGGATCGCGCGCGACCGCGAGGTCGCGCAGCATCAGGCCCGGCCCGCGACGGCCCAGGCCCGAATGGAAGGTTGCGATGCGCAAGGTCTCGGCCACGGCGGCACCGCCGAGCAGCACCGCGAGGGTCGCGGCGATCAGGCCGGCAGGAAGGCCGGGTCTCCCGCGCCGGTCTCGGCGAAACGGCTGCGCTTCTTCGAGATCATCAGGGCCAGCCGCCGCATGGCGATTCCACGAAGGAACAGCGAGGCGGGAAGGAAGGCCCATAGCGACATCATCCAGACCGTCAGAAGGTGGTTGTCCAGCATCGAGACCCCGTAGGAGCTCGCGATGAAGACGGCCAGCGGCGGCGTGATGTATGGCAGCAAGACCCCTAACAGGATGTTAACGGCCCCGTCGCGCTTGAGGCGGACCACCACGTCCGCACCGGCCGTGGGATCGAAGGTGGGAAGGTTGATCCAGACGTTGAAGCTGCCCGTGGGCGAGGGCCAGCCGCGCACACGGATCAGGATCGCGAAGACCGTCAGTGCTACGAGCGATACCAAGTAGGCGAGGCCCGCCGCCGACCGGATCAGCGTGGCCTCCGACAGGGTCGTGCCGTCCGGCAGCAGCCACATCAGAAGCCGGATCGGGCTGAACGCGAAATCCATCGACTCGCCCAGAAGTATGCCGATGGCGTGGAACAGCCGCGACAGGGTCGTCGGATCCTCCTGCCCGGCGCACATGATCGAGGTCAGCAGGAGCGTCATCGCCAACATCGCGAAGCGGACGCGGTTGAACGGAGGGGCGGCGCGGAACTCGATCAGGCCCGGATAGGTCGAGCCGTATTCGACGATCACGAAGACCGCCGCGAAGATCGCGATCAGAACAGTGGCATCCGTGACCTGGGGATCCGCCTGAGGCAGTAGCAGCGATGGAGCAAGGACCATCATCACGACGAGCACCGCACGGATGCACGCACCTGGTAGCTGCGAAATCACTGCCCAATCGATCCTTAATGGACGGGTCCGGTACATGCCGAACCCTTGTTCCAAGATCACACCCTTATGATGGGTGACTGCCTCATTCTCGCCTCAACCGTGCCTTGTTTAAGTTCACCTCGCAACCGCCTGACGGGGAACGGAAAGACTTGGGCAAATCTGTGTGTCCCGTTGGCATCATTCCGCCGACGGTGCATCGGTAATCGCACAAAAACAATGACTTGCGGATCGACGTTCAGACGGTCCGGTCAGACCCAGGGACGCTCCTGCGTCATGCGCGTCTCGAACGCGGCGATCGACGGCGCCTTCTCCTGCGTCAGGCCGATATCGTCCAACCCGTTGAGGAGGCAGTGCTTCTTGAAAGCATCCACCTCGAACGCGTAGGTCGTGCCGTCCGCGCCGGTGACGGTCTGCGCCTCGAGGTCGACGGTAAGGCGGGCGTTGGCGCCGTTCTCGGCATCCTTCATCAGCGCATCGACCTGCTCCTGCGGCAGCACCACGGGCAGAATGCCGTTCTTGAAGCAGTTGTTATAGAAGATGTCGGCGAAGCTGGGCGCGATCACGGCTCGGATGCCGAAATCCAGCAGCGCCCAGGGCGCATGCTCGCGCGAGGAGCCGCAGCCGAAATTGTCGCCCGCCACGATGATCTCCGCATCCCGATAGGCGGGCTTGTTGAGCACGAAGTTCTCGTTCTCGCTGCCGTCATCCTCGTAGCGCATCTCGTCGAAGAGATTCACGCCGAGGCCCGAACGCTTGATCGTCTTCAGGAACTGCTTGGGGATGATCATGTCGGTGTCGATGTTGATCAGCGGCAGCGGCGCGGCGATGCCGGTCAGGGTCTCGAACTTTTCCATGATGTCCTCCGTGGCGATGCCCGTGGCTTTACGCTCCGGGCACGGCGAAGGTCAACGCGGCCCAGAGCGTCAGCCAGACGGGATCGGTCTCGGCCTCGGGCTCGAGCGGCAGGACAGCGACCGAATCAAGGAGGTAGTCGTGTCCGGCCTTCATCGGCAGCACGGCACGCCCCTCGGCATCAGCGGTATGGAGCGTGATCGCGACCCCGCCATCGGGCGCTCGCTCGAACATCTCGACCTGCGCGCCCGGTCGGGGCGCGCCCTCGAACAGCACCTGCACGGGAAGGCCGCCCGAAAGATCGTCGGTATAGGGGTTCATGCCGGCCACGATCTCGGTGCGAAGGCCCACGGCCCGATCCGATCCAGCCCCGTCGCCCACGGCCACCAGCGACTTGGCGAACCGGCGATAGGCTTCGCGGAACCCCTTGCGCGGCAGGCCGCGGGCGTCGTGTTCGGCCAGAAGCGGGGTGAAGGCCTTGTGCTCGGCGAAGGCGACGAACTTCTCCCACTCCGAATAGACCAGCGACATGTCCGCCGTCTCGTGCACCAGGATCAGGAGGCCCTCGGGCGCCGTGTCGAGCTGGACGGCCGGGTTGTCGCCGATCCGCGCGGGAACGGGGCTGACATCCTCGCCCGAGATCATGTCGAAGCGCGCCGAGCGGTTGGGGATGAAGCTGAGCGTCGAGCCCGCGAATTCCTGCCCGTTGTGGAACCGGGCCGTCACCGGATCGCCGGGGGCCACCGCGAACTCCAACGGCTCGATCCAGAACTCATGCGCTTGAAGCGGGGTGCAAAGGATGAACAATGCCGCGAAGGCAACCAAGGGGCGGATGGGCATGACGAATCTCCTGGCGATGGGGCACAGGGTGGCCTTGGCCGCCCTGCTGTCAATGATCGCGGCCTTCACGGTTGCGGCACACGAGGTCGAGCCGTCCTTTGCCGAAGTCGAGATCGCGGGCGACGTCGCCACCATAATCCTCCGGACGTCCGTCGAGCCCCTGATCGCCGGCATGGATCTCGGCGCGCTGGACGACACCAACGACTCGCCCCTGTCGGAGGTCCATGACGATCTGCGCGCCCTCTCGCCCGACGCCCTGGGCGCGGCTCTCTCGGAGGCGTGGGGGCAGATCGACGACCGGATCACGCTGTCGGTCGACGGCATGGACCTGCCCCTGACCCTGGCCGAAACCGAAATCCCGCCCGTCGGCGACCCCGAACTGCGCCGCGACAGCGTCTTGACCCTGACGGCGGACCTGCCGCCGGGCGACGCGCCCGTGATCTTCGGCTTCGACGCGGCGCTGGGGAACGTGATCGTGCGACAGACCGGGGACGAGGCCAGCTACGAGGCGATCCTGACCAATGGCAGCCTGTCCGACCCCCTGCCCCGAACCGGCGTAGCCGAGGTTTCGGTCTGGGACAGCTTCCTGCGCAACGTCGTCGTGGGGTTCGAGCACATCATCCCGGCGGGGCTCGACCACATCCTTTTCGTGCTGGGCCTCTTCTTCTACGCGCTCGCGTGGCGGCCGCTGCTCTGGCAGGTGACGTCCTTCACGGTCGCGCACACGGTCACGCTGGCCTTGGCGGTGTTGGGCGTCGTCACGATCCCGCCATCGCAGATGTGGGCGGTCGAGGCGGTCATCGCGGCCTCGATCGTCTGGGTTGCTGTCGAGAACATATGGGCCGGGGGCCGGCGGACGATCACATGGGGCCGGATCGCCGTGGTCTTCGGGTTCGGTCTGCTGCATGGCCTCGGCTTCGCGTCGGTCTTTGCCGAGGCCGGAATGGCGCCCGCGACGCTGGTCGCCTCGCTGATCGCGTTCAATATCGGCGTCGAGATCGGGCAGCTCACCGTGATCGCGATCGCATTCCTGCTGGTCGGCGCGTGGTTCGGTGGACAGCCCTGGTATCGCCGGGTGATCGCGATACCGGGCTCGGTCGTCATCGCGGCGATCGGCTTCTATTGGGTGCTGAACCGTATCGGCCTCGTGGGGGACGTCCCCTACCTGACCTGAGCGGGTGGCGCGGGGCCGTCAGCCGCCCAGAAGTGCCAGCAGCGCGCGTTCCGCCTGTCGCAAACCGGTCGGGGTCTCGGGCGTCCTGACGTCTCGCCACGTCTCGGACAGCGCGATGACCTGCGGATGGACGTAGCTGTTGCGTGCGATCGTCGGCGTGTTGTGCAGCATCTCGGCCGCGGCTTCCGACATCGCCTTGATGGTGACGCCTTCGCCCGTCGCCTGCGCCACCGCGAGGGCGGCGACCGAGCCGTTCCACGTCCGGAAGGTCTTGGCGGTCGCGGTGTCGAGGCCCGCGGCATCGCGCAGCCAGTCGTTGACTTGATCGGCATGGATCTCGCGCCGTTCGGTGCCATCGATCCATTCGAAGACCGGAGCGCCCGGCAGGTCGTCCAGCGCATGGAGCGCGCGGTTCAGCGTCCGGTCGGCGATCTGGCGGCGCACCCGTTTGCCACCCTTGGCGCGCCAGTCGAGCCGCACGCCACGATCCGTCATCGTCAGGTTGCGCGACCGGAGCGTCGTCGCCCCCTCGGTCCCGTTCTCGGTCCGGTAGATGTCCGAGCCGATACGGATCGACGTGCGATCGATCAGGCGCAGCACGGCGGCGATGGCGAAGTCCCGCTCGCCCGCCTCGCCGCCGAGCGCCTCGGCCACGCGACGGCGGATACGCGGCAGGGCTTCACCGAAGGCCGGCAGCTCGTCGAACTTGGCGGCGGCGCGCATTTCGGACCAGTGCGGGTGGTAGCGATACTGCTTGCGCGCACGGTCGTCGTATCCGGTCGCCTGCAGGTGGCCCCGCTTGCGTGGGCTGATCCAGACGTCGGAATAGGCCGGGGGCACGGCGAGCGCTTCGATCCGCTTGCGCTCTCCGTTGTCATCAATGGTCGTCCCGTCGGGCGCGCGATAGCTCCAGCCCCGGCCCGCGCGACGCCGGGAAATGCCGGGCCGGTCGTCGGGATAGTAGATGAGATCGGGGTGTTGCATGCCGCCCAACGCAGGAGGGGCCCGCCCGGTTGCACGCTCCCGATCGCCATGACACCCTGCGCCATGACACCCGAGACCCTCCCGTCCTGGCCCGAGGCGGCCGCCGATCTGATCGCCGTCGCCGCCGGGCGGCAGCATGCCGATACCGTCGTCACGGGCGGCCGCGTCGCCTGCGTCCACACCCGCGAGATCCTCGACTGGCAGGTCGCCATCGCGCGCGGCCGCTTCGCCTATGTCGGCCCGGATGCGAGCCATTGCATCGGCCCCGATACCGAGGTGATCGACGCGGGCGGGCGCTACGTGATCCCCGGTCTGTGCGACGCGCATATGCACATCGAATCCGGGATGCTGACGCCTGCGGAATTCGCCGCCGCCGTGATCCCGCACGGCACGACCGCCATGTTCACCGATCCCCACGAGATCGCCAATGTCTTGGGCCTCAGGGGCGTGCGGCTGATGCATGACGAGGCGCGGATGCAGCCGTGCTCGATGTTCGTGCAGATGCCGTCCTGCGCGCCCTCGGCCCCAGGGCTCGAGACGACGGGCCACGAGATCGGGCCCGAGGACGTGGCCGAGGCGATGACCTGGCCCGGTATCGTCGGGCTGGGCGAGATGATGAATTTCCCCGGCGTGGCACAAGGCGACCCGAAAATGCTGGCCGAGATGGCCGCGACGGCGGCGGCGGGCAAGACCATCGGCGGGCATTACGCCTCACCCGATCTCGGTCCCGCCTTCCATGCCTATGCCGCGGGCGGCCCCGCCGACGATCACGAGGGTACTTGCGAGGCGGACGCCATCGCGCGGGTCCGGCAGGGGATGCGCTCGATGATGCGGCTGGGCAGCGCCTGGTACGACGTCGAGACGCAGATCACCGCCGTCACCGAGAAGGGCCTCGATCCGCGCAATTTCATCCTCTGCACCGACGATTGCATGGCCGCGACACTGGTCAATGACGGGCATATGGACCGCGTGCTGCGTCATGCGATCGCGTGCGGCTGCGATCCCCTGGTGGCGCTCCAGATGTGCACGATCAACACGGCGACGCATTTCGGGCTCGAGCGCGAGTTGGGGTCGATCACGCCGGGGCGCCGGGCGGACCTGATCCTGACCTCGGACCTGACCGATCTGCCGATCGAGCATGTGATCGCGCTCGGACGGACGGTCGCCAAGGACGGCGTCCTGATCGCCGATTGCCCCCATCTCGACTGGCCCGACGACGCGCGGTCCACGGTGAACATGAAGCGCGACCTGAGGGCGGAGGATTTCGCGATCCCCGCGCCCGCGGGCGCAAACGAGGTGACCGCCCGCGTGATCGGCGTGGTCGAGAACCAGGCCCCGACCAAGGCGCTGACCCGATCGGTCCCGGTAGTGGACGGGGCCCTCGCGCCCGAGGGCGACACCTGCCGCATCGCGCTGGTCGAGCGGCATCGCGCGACGGGTGGCGTGACCAACGCGCTGGTGTCGGGCTTCGGATATGCAGGCCGCATGGCGATGGCGTCGACCGTGGCCCATGACAGCCACCATATGATCGTCGTCGGCACCGACCCCGACGAGATGGCGCGGGCGGCCAACCGTCTGGCCGAGGTGGGCGGCGGCGTGACGCTTTTTGCCGACGGCACCGAGCGCGCGCTGGTCGAACTGCCGATCGCGGGCCTGATGTCCGATCGCCCCGCCGCCGAAGTGGCCGCCCGCGCCGACGCGTTGATGCAGGCCATGCGCGACGCGGGCTGCACCCTGAACAACGCCTACATGCAGCATTCGCTGCTCGCACTCGTCGTCATCCCCGAGCTTCGGATCAGCGATCTGGGCCTCGTGGATGTCACGCAATTTCAACTGACCGACCTTATCGAGACCGCATGAACGACCTGACCCGAATCTGTTCCCCCGACGACCGGCCGCACCGCGAATTCACCGATGCCGCCGCCGCCGTCGCCTGCCTCCGTGACCTCTACGACGAGGCGACGCGCTACCTTCGGGCGATGTTCCAGGAGGCGGTGTCCGAGGGCATGCCCGACTGCCGCTACCGCGCCTACTACCCCGAGATCCGCGTCGTCACGACGAGCTTCGGGCGCACCGACAGCCGCCTGTCCTTCGGCCATGTCGCCGAGCCTGGGCGCTATGCGGCGACGATCACGCGGCCCGACCTCTTCGCGCATTACCTGACGCAGCAGATCGACCTGCTCATGACCTCACACGACGTCCCCGTCTCGGTCGGCTGGTCGGACACGGCGATCCCGATCCACTTCGCCGTGCTCAACGATTCTGACGTCAACGTGCCGCAGGACGGCGTGCTGCCCTTCCTGATGCGCGACGTGTTCGACGTGCCCGACCTCGGGACGACCAACGACGCCATCGTCAACGGCACCGGCTTCACCTTCGGCGACGGCGCGCGGCCGCTGGCGCCCTTCACCGCGCAGAGGGTGGATTACTCGCTGGCGCGCCTGTCGCATTACACCGCGACCGCGCCCGAGGACTTCCAGAACCACGTCCTCTTCACGAACTACCAGTTCTATGTCGACGAGTTCCTCGCCTACGGGCGCGAGGCGCTGCGCGACCCCGCCTCGGGCTATACCGAGCTGGTCGGCCCGATGGGCCAGCGCATCACCGCGGATGATCCCGACGCGCCGATGGTCGATCCGCCGAAGATGCCGCAGATGCCGACCTATCACCTGACGCGCGAGGGGCAGGCCGGCATCACGCTCGTGAACATCGGCGTCGGGCCGTCCAACGCGAAGACCGCGACCGACCATATCGCGGTGCTCCGCCCCCATGTCTGGCTCATGGTCGGGCATTGCGCGGGCTTGCGGAACAGCCAGTCGCTCGGCGATTTCGTGCTGGCCCATGCCTATCTGCGCGAAGATCACGTCCTC
This window encodes:
- a CDS encoding endonuclease/exonuclease/phosphatase family protein is translated as MLLGGAAVAETLRIATFHSGLGRRGPGLMLRDLAVARDPQAEAALDVIAHAAPNVVLLLDIDWDLDGVGLAALTDRLAEHGLEYPHNVALKPNSGIPSGIDLDGDGTDDRARDAMGYGRFTGDSGLALLSDRPIGRITDHSKTLWSARSDAVAVLPEAAHGIVPLATTAQWVVELGDLTLITLAAGTPVFDGPEDRNGKRTADELALVSELAETVPHPVVLGRGNVDPVDGDGPRAAMRALLDHPALQDPVPRGAGGGGAGHSGDPALDTVAWEGPGPLRVDYVLPGTSLDIRDSGVLWPALDDPFAETVAAAGSGRLVWVDIALP
- the leuD gene encoding 3-isopropylmalate dehydratase small subunit: MEKFETLTGIAAPLPLINIDTDMIIPKQFLKTIKRSGLGVNLFDEMRYEDDGSENENFVLNKPAYRDAEIIVAGDNFGCGSSREHAPWALLDFGIRAVIAPSFADIFYNNCFKNGILPVVLPQEQVDALMKDAENGANARLTVDLEAQTVTGADGTTYAFEVDAFKKHCLLNGLDDIGLTQEKAPSIAAFETRMTQERPWV
- a CDS encoding DUF4198 domain-containing protein — translated: MPIRPLVAFAALFILCTPLQAHEFWIEPLEFAVAPGDPVTARFHNGQEFAGSTLSFIPNRSARFDMISGEDVSPVPARIGDNPAVQLDTAPEGLLILVHETADMSLVYSEWEKFVAFAEHKAFTPLLAEHDARGLPRKGFREAYRRFAKSLVAVGDGAGSDRAVGLRTEIVAGMNPYTDDLSGGLPVQVLFEGAPRPGAQVEMFERAPDGGVAITLHTADAEGRAVLPMKAGHDYLLDSVAVLPLEPEAETDPVWLTLWAALTFAVPGA
- a CDS encoding HupE/UreJ family protein, yielding MTNLLAMGHRVALAALLSMIAAFTVAAHEVEPSFAEVEIAGDVATIILRTSVEPLIAGMDLGALDDTNDSPLSEVHDDLRALSPDALGAALSEAWGQIDDRITLSVDGMDLPLTLAETEIPPVGDPELRRDSVLTLTADLPPGDAPVIFGFDAALGNVIVRQTGDEASYEAILTNGSLSDPLPRTGVAEVSVWDSFLRNVVVGFEHIIPAGLDHILFVLGLFFYALAWRPLLWQVTSFTVAHTVTLALAVLGVVTIPPSQMWAVEAVIAASIVWVAVENIWAGGRRTITWGRIAVVFGFGLLHGLGFASVFAEAGMAPATLVASLIAFNIGVEIGQLTVIAIAFLLVGAWFGGQPWYRRVIAIPGSVVIAAIGFYWVLNRIGLVGDVPYLT
- a CDS encoding DNA topoisomerase IB codes for the protein MQHPDLIYYPDDRPGISRRRAGRGWSYRAPDGTTIDDNGERKRIEALAVPPAYSDVWISPRKRGHLQATGYDDRARKQYRYHPHWSEMRAAAKFDELPAFGEALPRIRRRVAEALGGEAGERDFAIAAVLRLIDRTSIRIGSDIYRTENGTEGATTLRSRNLTMTDRGVRLDWRAKGGKRVRRQIADRTLNRALHALDDLPGAPVFEWIDGTERREIHADQVNDWLRDAAGLDTATAKTFRTWNGSVAALAVAQATGEGVTIKAMSEAAAEMLHNTPTIARNSYVHPQVIALSETWRDVRTPETPTGLRQAERALLALLGG
- a CDS encoding adenine deaminase, giving the protein MTPETLPSWPEAAADLIAVAAGRQHADTVVTGGRVACVHTREILDWQVAIARGRFAYVGPDASHCIGPDTEVIDAGGRYVIPGLCDAHMHIESGMLTPAEFAAAVIPHGTTAMFTDPHEIANVLGLRGVRLMHDEARMQPCSMFVQMPSCAPSAPGLETTGHEIGPEDVAEAMTWPGIVGLGEMMNFPGVAQGDPKMLAEMAATAAAGKTIGGHYASPDLGPAFHAYAAGGPADDHEGTCEADAIARVRQGMRSMMRLGSAWYDVETQITAVTEKGLDPRNFILCTDDCMAATLVNDGHMDRVLRHAIACGCDPLVALQMCTINTATHFGLERELGSITPGRRADLILTSDLTDLPIEHVIALGRTVAKDGVLIADCPHLDWPDDARSTVNMKRDLRAEDFAIPAPAGANEVTARVIGVVENQAPTKALTRSVPVVDGALAPEGDTCRIALVERHRATGGVTNALVSGFGYAGRMAMASTVAHDSHHMIVVGTDPDEMARAANRLAEVGGGVTLFADGTERALVELPIAGLMSDRPAAEVAARADALMQAMRDAGCTLNNAYMQHSLLALVVIPELRISDLGLVDVTQFQLTDLIETA
- a CDS encoding AMP nucleosidase gives rise to the protein MNDLTRICSPDDRPHREFTDAAAAVACLRDLYDEATRYLRAMFQEAVSEGMPDCRYRAYYPEIRVVTTSFGRTDSRLSFGHVAEPGRYAATITRPDLFAHYLTQQIDLLMTSHDVPVSVGWSDTAIPIHFAVLNDSDVNVPQDGVLPFLMRDVFDVPDLGTTNDAIVNGTGFTFGDGARPLAPFTAQRVDYSLARLSHYTATAPEDFQNHVLFTNYQFYVDEFLAYGREALRDPASGYTELVGPMGQRITADDPDAPMVDPPKMPQMPTYHLTREGQAGITLVNIGVGPSNAKTATDHIAVLRPHVWLMVGHCAGLRNSQSLGDFVLAHAYLREDHVLDDDLPVWVPIPALAEVQVALEDAVAEVTQLEGYDLKRLMRTGTVATIDNRNWELREQAGPVQRLSQSRAVALDMESATIAANGFRFRVPYGTLLCVSDKPLHGELKLPGMASAFYKTQVSRHLLIGIRAMEALREMPLARLHSRKLRSFEETAFL